In Curtobacterium sp. L6-1, a genomic segment contains:
- a CDS encoding NAD-dependent epimerase/dehydratase family protein, with translation MTRLLVTGGAGFIGSTIVRQALAAGHEVRVLDSLRTDVHGDPEAVVTAHRTAGIELVHGDVRDRVSLDAALQDVDVVCHQAAKVGLGVDFQDAPDYVSSNDAGTAHVLAAMDRLNIGRLVVASSMVVYGEGAYTTADGDPMRPPARRREDLDAGRFDPIGPDGRPLLPGLIDESAALDPRNVYAQTKVAQEQLASSWTRATGGRAVALRYHNVYGPGMPANTPYAGVASLFRSALARGEAPRVFEDGAQRRDFVHVDDVAGANLAAIAATETAPSESFRAFNVGSGTVHTIGEMAAAIAGPDGPQPVVTGEYRLGDVRHVTASSTRIADELGWRAQVDFTRGMREFATAPLRAAVR, from the coding sequence GTGACCCGCCTGCTCGTCACCGGCGGCGCCGGCTTCATCGGCTCGACGATCGTCCGCCAGGCCCTGGCCGCCGGGCACGAGGTCCGCGTCCTCGACTCGCTCCGTACCGACGTGCACGGCGACCCCGAGGCCGTCGTCACCGCACACCGCACCGCCGGCATCGAGCTCGTGCACGGTGACGTCCGCGACCGGGTCTCGCTCGACGCGGCACTGCAGGACGTCGACGTCGTCTGCCACCAGGCGGCGAAGGTCGGCCTGGGCGTCGACTTCCAAGACGCCCCGGACTACGTCTCGAGCAACGACGCCGGCACCGCGCACGTGCTCGCCGCGATGGACCGGCTAAACATCGGCCGCCTGGTGGTCGCGAGCTCGATGGTCGTCTACGGCGAGGGTGCGTACACGACCGCGGACGGCGACCCGATGCGTCCCCCGGCCCGCCGCCGCGAGGACCTCGACGCCGGCCGCTTCGACCCGATCGGCCCCGACGGCCGCCCGCTGCTCCCGGGCCTGATCGACGAGTCGGCGGCCCTCGACCCGCGCAACGTCTACGCCCAGACCAAGGTCGCCCAGGAGCAGCTCGCCTCGTCCTGGACCCGTGCCACGGGCGGCCGGGCCGTCGCGCTCCGGTACCACAACGTCTACGGCCCCGGCATGCCGGCGAACACGCCCTACGCGGGGGTGGCGTCGCTGTTCCGCTCCGCCCTGGCACGCGGCGAGGCCCCGCGCGTCTTCGAGGACGGTGCGCAGCGGCGCGACTTCGTGCACGTCGACGACGTCGCCGGTGCGAACCTCGCCGCGATCGCCGCCACCGAGACCGCGCCGTCCGAGTCCTTCCGGGCGTTCAACGTCGGCTCGGGCACGGTGCACACGATCGGTGAGATGGCCGCGGCCATCGCCGGCCCCGACGGTCCGCAGCCGGTCGTCACCGGCGAGTACCGCCTGGGCGACGTCCGGCACGTCACCGCGTCGTCCACGCGCATCGCCGACGAGCTCGGGTGGCGCGCGCAGGTCGACTTCACCCGGGGCATGCGCGAGTTCGCGACGGCCCCGCTCCGGGCCGCGGTGCGCTGA
- a CDS encoding MTAP family purine nucleoside phosphorylase, producing the protein MENDKTATIGVIGGSGLYELFEPGTADEVDVPTPFGPTSSPISIGTMSGRRVAFLTRHGRAHSVAPHRIGHRANLWALRSLGVRAVVSSSAVGGLHPDYAPGTFVVTDQLIDRTWGRADTYFEDEVQHLSFADPFDPVLRRAAIDAVAALDVPFRPTGTCVVIQGPRFSSRAESVWMREAGGHTINMTMSPEVPLAAELGIGTVNLSFVTDADAGLAPATDETAGGTDTEAPVTHQAVMDRLARANEVIVRAIGSIVAAIPEDYTPRELVPATATARVLELRP; encoded by the coding sequence GTGGAGAACGACAAGACGGCAACGATCGGCGTGATCGGTGGATCGGGCCTGTACGAACTGTTCGAGCCCGGCACCGCCGACGAGGTCGACGTCCCGACCCCGTTCGGACCGACCTCGAGCCCGATCAGCATCGGCACGATGTCCGGCCGCCGCGTCGCCTTCCTGACCCGGCACGGCCGCGCGCACTCGGTCGCGCCGCACCGCATCGGGCACCGGGCGAACCTGTGGGCGCTGCGCTCCCTGGGCGTCCGCGCCGTGGTGTCCTCGAGCGCCGTCGGTGGTCTGCACCCCGACTACGCCCCCGGCACCTTCGTCGTGACGGACCAGCTCATCGACCGGACCTGGGGCCGCGCGGACACCTACTTCGAGGACGAGGTGCAGCACCTGTCCTTCGCCGACCCCTTCGACCCGGTGCTCCGGCGCGCGGCGATCGACGCGGTCGCCGCGCTCGACGTGCCGTTCCGGCCGACCGGCACGTGCGTCGTCATCCAGGGCCCGCGGTTCTCGAGCCGCGCCGAGTCCGTGTGGATGCGCGAGGCGGGCGGCCACACCATCAACATGACGATGTCACCCGAGGTCCCCCTCGCGGCCGAGCTCGGCATCGGCACCGTGAACCTGTCGTTCGTGACCGACGCCGACGCGGGCCTTGCCCCGGCGACGGACGAGACCGCCGGGGGCACCGACACCGAGGCGCCCGTCACCCACCAGGCGGTGATGGACCGCCTGGCCCGCGCCAACGAGGTGATCGTGCGCGCCATCGGCTCGATCGTCGCGGCGATACCCGAGGACTACACGCCGCGCGAGCTCGTCCCGGCGACCGCCACCGCCCGCGTCCTGGAGCTCCGCCCGTGA
- a CDS encoding molybdenum cofactor biosynthesis protein MoaE, which yields MTAGAAGRVVVADVVDRDITVDEVSRVVASDQDGAVVTFAGVVRDHDGGKGVTALDYERHPSAGDVIAEVARMIAEQHPEVRIAVLHRVGALGIGDVALAAAVASGHRAEAFAACGALVDLVKERVPIWKHQRFTDGSDEWVAAL from the coding sequence GTGACCGCCGGGGCCGCCGGGCGCGTCGTCGTGGCGGACGTCGTCGACCGGGACATCACCGTCGACGAGGTCTCGCGGGTCGTCGCCTCGGACCAGGACGGCGCCGTGGTGACCTTCGCCGGTGTGGTCCGTGACCACGACGGCGGGAAGGGTGTGACCGCGCTCGACTACGAACGCCACCCGAGCGCCGGCGACGTCATCGCCGAGGTCGCACGCATGATCGCCGAGCAGCACCCCGAGGTGCGGATCGCCGTGCTGCACCGCGTCGGAGCACTCGGGATCGGGGACGTGGCGCTCGCGGCGGCGGTGGCGTCCGGGCACCGTGCCGAGGCCTTCGCCGCGTGCGGCGCCCTCGTCGACCTGGTCAAGGAGCGCGTGCCGATCTGGAAGCACCAGCGCTTCACGGACGGTTCGGACGAGTGGGTCGCAGCGCTCTGA
- a CDS encoding molybdopterin-binding protein, translating to MSSGSTDVAERGRASVIVVSTSAAADASLDRTGPVIADWLRARGFSVGGPVVVADGGPVAETLTAAVTGGSRVVVTTGGTGVTPTDRTPEAVAPLLDLELPGIVEEIRRRGLAGAGPTALLSRGVAGVVGGGAFVVTLPGSRGGVADGLDVLDGLLDHLLAQLHGDGHAPRSAS from the coding sequence ATGAGCAGCGGCAGCACCGACGTGGCGGAGCGTGGACGGGCCTCCGTCATCGTCGTGTCGACGTCCGCGGCGGCGGACGCGTCGCTCGACCGGACCGGCCCCGTCATCGCCGACTGGTTGCGGGCACGCGGCTTCAGCGTCGGTGGACCCGTCGTGGTCGCCGACGGCGGACCCGTCGCCGAGACGCTGACCGCGGCCGTCACCGGCGGCTCGCGCGTGGTCGTCACCACCGGGGGCACCGGCGTCACCCCGACCGACCGCACGCCGGAGGCCGTCGCACCCCTGCTCGACCTGGAGCTGCCCGGCATCGTCGAGGAGATCCGTCGCCGCGGTCTCGCCGGGGCCGGACCGACCGCCCTGCTGAGCCGCGGCGTGGCCGGCGTGGTGGGCGGCGGCGCGTTCGTCGTCACCCTGCCCGGGTCCCGCGGCGGGGTCGCCGACGGGCTCGACGTCCTCGACGGCCTGCTCGACCACCTGCTCGCCCAGCTGCACGGCGACGGCCACGCTCCCCGGAGTGCGTCGTGA
- a CDS encoding glycosyltransferase family 2 protein, with the protein MSVDVILPCLDEADALPKVIGRLPEGYRAVVVDNGSTDGSADVARALGALVVTEPVRGFGSACAAGVAAATAEYVAFCDADASMDPAELPDLVARVADGRVDLALGRRVPTSRGAWAPHARFANRVLAVLMHRATGYRLRDLGPMRVMRREDLVALDLRDRRSGYPLEMVLAAHAAGWRVDESDIGYAQRIGDSKVTGTLRGTVNAVKDMSRLLRAYRREARTRTVAPVSARQRVASDHAAAARPVEEVSR; encoded by the coding sequence ATGAGCGTCGACGTGATCCTCCCCTGCCTCGACGAGGCGGACGCCCTGCCGAAGGTGATCGGACGGCTCCCCGAGGGCTACCGCGCCGTCGTCGTCGACAACGGTTCGACCGACGGTTCCGCCGACGTGGCCCGCGCGCTGGGTGCCCTCGTCGTGACCGAACCGGTCCGTGGCTTCGGCTCGGCCTGCGCCGCCGGGGTGGCCGCCGCCACCGCCGAGTACGTCGCCTTCTGCGACGCCGACGCCTCGATGGACCCCGCCGAGCTCCCCGACCTCGTCGCCCGTGTGGCCGACGGCCGGGTCGACCTGGCCCTCGGCCGTCGCGTCCCCACCAGCCGCGGCGCCTGGGCCCCGCACGCACGGTTCGCCAACCGCGTGCTCGCCGTCCTCATGCACCGCGCGACGGGCTACCGCCTGCGCGACCTCGGCCCGATGCGGGTCATGCGCCGCGAGGACCTCGTCGCCCTCGACCTCCGCGACCGCCGCAGCGGCTACCCGCTCGAGATGGTCCTGGCCGCGCACGCCGCCGGGTGGCGCGTGGACGAGTCGGACATCGGCTACGCCCAGCGCATCGGCGACAGCAAGGTGACCGGCACGCTCCGCGGCACCGTCAACGCCGTCAAGGACATGTCCCGGCTGCTCCGCGCCTACCGCCGGGAGGCCCGCACCCGAACCGTCGCGCCGGTATCGGCCCGCCAGCGGGTCGCCTCCGACCACGCCGCCGCCGCGCGTCCGGTCGAGGAGGTCAGCCGGTGA
- the pgm gene encoding phosphoglucomutase (alpha-D-glucose-1,6-bisphosphate-dependent), producing the protein MNDRAGTPATADDLVDLDALIAAYYDRVPDVTDPDQKVVFGTSGHRGSSLDTAFNDTHIAAITQAIVEYRTTQGTDGPLFIGRDTHALSGPAERTALEVLAANGVHVLADADNGYVPTPALSHAIIAYNTAGHDDTADGIVITPSHNPPRDGGFKYNPPHGGPADSDATTWIADRANAIIAGGNAEVQRSEHAPHDGYDFLHHYVADLENIIDIDAIKRAGVKIGADPLGGASLPYWNLIRDHYGLDLTVVNPDVDPTWSFMTLDWDGKIRMDPSSASAMASVVARKDDFDVLTGNDADSDRHGIVTPDGGLMNPNHYLAVAIEYLYAHRPQWRDDAAIGKTLVSSSIIDRVAESLGRRLWEVPVGFKWFVPGLIDGSVAFGGEESAGASFLRKDGTAWTTDKDGIILALLASEIVAVTGKTPSQLYVELTERFGAPVYQRVDAAASKEQKARLSKLDGDAITAETLAGDPITAKLSKAPGNDAAVGGVKVVTDKAWFAARPSGTEDVYKIYAESFVGQEHLEQVQREAKEIVDAALGA; encoded by the coding sequence ATGAACGACCGTGCCGGCACCCCCGCGACCGCAGACGACCTCGTCGACCTCGACGCCCTCATCGCCGCGTACTACGACCGGGTCCCGGACGTCACGGACCCCGACCAGAAGGTCGTGTTCGGCACGTCGGGACACCGCGGCTCGTCGCTCGACACCGCTTTCAACGACACCCACATCGCCGCCATCACGCAGGCGATCGTGGAGTACCGCACCACGCAGGGCACCGACGGCCCGCTCTTCATCGGTCGCGACACCCACGCGCTCTCCGGCCCCGCCGAGCGCACCGCCCTCGAGGTCCTGGCGGCCAACGGCGTGCACGTCCTGGCCGACGCCGACAACGGATACGTGCCGACCCCGGCCCTCAGCCACGCGATCATCGCCTACAACACGGCCGGGCACGACGACACCGCCGACGGCATCGTCATCACGCCGAGCCACAACCCGCCCCGCGACGGCGGCTTCAAGTACAACCCGCCGCACGGCGGCCCCGCCGACAGCGACGCCACGACGTGGATCGCCGACCGCGCGAACGCCATCATCGCCGGTGGCAACGCCGAGGTGCAGCGCTCCGAGCACGCGCCCCACGACGGCTACGACTTCCTGCACCACTACGTCGCCGACCTCGAGAACATCATCGACATCGACGCGATCAAGCGTGCCGGCGTGAAGATCGGCGCCGACCCGCTCGGTGGCGCCTCGCTCCCCTACTGGAACCTCATCCGCGACCACTACGGGCTGGACCTGACCGTCGTCAACCCGGACGTCGACCCGACCTGGTCGTTCATGACGCTCGACTGGGACGGCAAGATCCGGATGGACCCGTCCAGCGCCTCGGCCATGGCGTCCGTCGTCGCCCGCAAGGACGACTTCGACGTCCTGACCGGCAACGACGCCGACTCCGACCGGCACGGCATCGTCACGCCCGACGGCGGTCTGATGAACCCGAACCACTACCTCGCCGTCGCGATCGAGTACCTCTACGCGCACCGGCCGCAGTGGCGCGACGACGCCGCCATCGGCAAGACCCTCGTGTCCTCGAGCATCATCGACCGCGTCGCCGAGTCGCTCGGCCGCCGCCTGTGGGAGGTCCCGGTCGGCTTCAAGTGGTTCGTCCCCGGCCTGATCGACGGTTCGGTGGCGTTCGGTGGCGAGGAGTCCGCGGGCGCCTCGTTCCTCCGCAAGGACGGCACCGCGTGGACGACCGACAAGGACGGCATCATCCTCGCGCTCCTGGCGTCCGAGATCGTCGCCGTGACGGGCAAGACCCCCTCGCAGCTGTACGTCGAGCTGACCGAGCGCTTCGGTGCCCCGGTCTACCAGCGCGTCGACGCCGCGGCGAGCAAGGAGCAGAAGGCCCGCCTGTCGAAGCTCGACGGCGACGCCATCACGGCCGAGACCCTCGCCGGCGACCCGATCACCGCGAAGCTGTCGAAGGCACCGGGCAACGACGCGGCCGTCGGCGGCGTCAAGGTCGTCACCGACAAGGCCTGGTTCGCCGCCCGCCCGTCGGGGACCGAGGACGTGTACAAGATCTACGCCGAGAGCTTCGTCGGGCAGGAGCACCTCGAGCAGGTGCAGCGCGAGGCCAAGGAGATCGTCGACGCCGCCCTGGGGGCCTGA
- the moaC gene encoding cyclic pyranopterin monophosphate synthase MoaC produces the protein MTDLSHVRADGSAHMVDVSDKDVTARSATATATVVTRADVVTRILDGSLPKGEVVGTARVAAIMAVKKTSDLIPLCHPLPIAGVEVDVTGTDDRVVIEVSVRTTSRTGVEMEALTGASVAALTVYDMVKAVDRAATITDVRVLEKHGGRSGDWSAR, from the coding sequence ATGACCGACCTGTCCCACGTCCGGGCCGACGGCAGCGCGCACATGGTCGACGTCTCCGACAAGGACGTCACCGCCCGCTCGGCGACCGCCACCGCGACCGTCGTCACGCGCGCCGACGTCGTGACGCGCATCCTCGACGGCTCGCTGCCCAAGGGCGAGGTCGTCGGGACCGCCCGGGTCGCGGCGATCATGGCCGTCAAGAAGACCTCCGACCTCATCCCGCTCTGCCACCCCCTGCCGATCGCCGGTGTCGAGGTCGACGTCACCGGCACCGACGACCGCGTCGTCATCGAGGTGTCGGTGCGCACCACCTCGCGCACCGGCGTCGAGATGGAGGCGCTCACCGGCGCGAGCGTCGCCGCCCTCACCGTCTACGACATGGTCAAGGCGGTCGACCGGGCGGCGACCATCACCGACGTCCGGGTGCTCGAGAAGCACGGCGGCCGCTCCGGCGACTGGAGCGCCCGATGA
- a CDS encoding TIGR04282 family arsenosugar biosynthesis glycosyltransferase, producing the protein MTADRTTEVTVAVVCKECLPGKVKTRLSPALTPEGAARVASASLADTLATVAALPAARRVLFYDGDVLPEGADGFDVLHQPGGGLDERLGFLFDSVPGPLLLVGMDTPQVSVEALAPVFDEPERDAWFGPAEDGGFWSLYLREPTGDLLRGVPMSQDDTGAVQLARLRSAGLDTGLLTELLDVDTLPDAERVAALAPATRFAAALAAESAPTSGGVR; encoded by the coding sequence GTGACCGCCGACCGCACGACCGAGGTCACCGTCGCCGTCGTCTGCAAGGAGTGCCTGCCCGGCAAGGTGAAGACGCGCCTCAGCCCGGCCCTGACACCCGAGGGCGCCGCCCGGGTCGCGTCCGCGAGCCTCGCCGACACGCTCGCCACGGTGGCCGCACTCCCCGCCGCCCGTCGCGTCCTGTTCTACGACGGCGACGTCCTGCCCGAGGGTGCCGACGGCTTCGACGTCCTGCACCAGCCGGGCGGCGGCCTCGACGAACGGCTGGGCTTCCTGTTCGACAGCGTGCCCGGCCCGTTGCTCCTCGTCGGCATGGACACCCCGCAGGTCTCGGTGGAGGCACTCGCGCCGGTGTTCGACGAACCGGAGCGCGACGCGTGGTTCGGCCCGGCCGAGGACGGCGGCTTCTGGTCGCTGTACCTGCGCGAGCCGACCGGTGACCTGCTCCGCGGCGTCCCGATGTCGCAGGACGACACCGGAGCCGTGCAACTGGCACGGCTGCGGTCCGCCGGACTGGACACGGGCCTCCTGACCGAGCTGCTCGACGTCGACACCCTGCCGGACGCCGAGCGCGTCGCGGCACTCGCACCCGCAACGCGGTTCGCCGCGGCCCTGGCCGCCGAGTCCGCGCCCACCTCCGGAGGTGTCCGATGA
- a CDS encoding class I SAM-dependent methyltransferase — protein sequence MTDTTSTLQAFGAGGDEPYARALRSDGRLRLTDPARPGEVVTMDVGRWSAAADRVDRSLLEGADGPVIDLGCGPGRMLVAALRMGLPALGVDVSAEAVAIAQRSGGRAVQGSVFDPVPDEGRWDTALIIDGNIGIGGDPVALLARAAEIVRVGGRVVVETNRDVEVDRTYTATVTDADGHASSAFPWAEVGLTALHAHAASAGLTARQSWTDGGRHFCELVT from the coding sequence ATGACCGACACGACCAGCACCCTGCAGGCCTTCGGGGCCGGGGGCGACGAGCCGTACGCCCGTGCCCTGCGCTCCGACGGCCGACTCCGACTGACCGACCCGGCGCGCCCGGGCGAGGTCGTGACGATGGACGTCGGTCGCTGGAGCGCGGCCGCGGACCGGGTCGACCGGTCGCTCCTCGAGGGTGCCGACGGTCCGGTCATCGACCTCGGGTGCGGCCCCGGGCGCATGCTCGTCGCCGCGCTCCGCATGGGCCTGCCCGCCCTCGGCGTGGACGTCTCCGCCGAGGCCGTGGCGATCGCCCAGCGCTCGGGCGGCCGTGCGGTGCAGGGGTCGGTGTTCGACCCGGTGCCCGACGAGGGACGCTGGGACACCGCGCTCATCATCGACGGCAACATCGGGATCGGCGGCGACCCGGTCGCCCTCCTGGCCCGCGCTGCCGAGATCGTCCGGGTCGGCGGCCGCGTGGTCGTCGAGACGAACCGCGACGTCGAAGTCGACCGCACCTACACGGCGACGGTCACCGACGCCGACGGGCACGCCAGTTCGGCCTTCCCGTGGGCCGAGGTCGGGCTGACGGCGCTGCACGCGCACGCGGCGTCGGCCGGGCTCACCGCGCGCCAGAGCTGGACGGACGGCGGACGGCACTTCTGCGAGCTCGTCACCTGA
- a CDS encoding molybdopterin molybdotransferase MoeA, protein MRTIGQHRDAVRALVEPVLPGAVPSPAAVESSSVVALAASSGAGHGYRVLATTVTAPTPLPAFDNSQMDGFAVRAADAGTSVRVAAPIPAGVVPPPLEPGTAAPIMTGARIPDGADAVFPVESTPAGAFPAALDADVVPVPDDLAPGTFVRVAGSDLAGGEPIARAGRPLTPALLGAIAGAGVTTVDLVRRPRVLVVSTGSELLDDAAGSAPDLEAGAVIGDANGVALSAALAEVGAETRRVRVPDDPERFTGALDDAVGDWADLVLTTGGISAGAYEVVRQALEPRGLAVTPVAMQPGGPQALGTVPIAGRPVPVVAFPGNPVSALVSFEVFLRPVLARAAGLPDVRPTVELPAADPATSPAGKHQVRRGTVVDGRVHFVGGPSSHLLWHYAEATHLVHVPVGTSAVEPGDPLTVWSIR, encoded by the coding sequence GTGCGAACGATCGGTCAGCACCGGGACGCGGTCCGGGCACTCGTCGAGCCGGTGCTGCCGGGAGCCGTGCCGTCGCCGGCTGCCGTGGAGTCGTCGTCGGTCGTCGCGCTCGCCGCGTCGTCCGGTGCCGGGCACGGGTACCGCGTGCTCGCGACGACGGTCACCGCGCCGACGCCCCTGCCCGCCTTCGACAACAGCCAGATGGACGGGTTCGCCGTCCGCGCTGCCGACGCCGGCACCTCCGTCCGGGTCGCGGCGCCGATCCCGGCCGGGGTCGTCCCACCGCCGCTCGAGCCGGGCACCGCGGCCCCGATCATGACCGGCGCGCGGATCCCGGACGGTGCCGACGCCGTGTTCCCCGTCGAGTCGACCCCGGCGGGCGCGTTCCCCGCGGCGCTCGACGCCGACGTCGTCCCCGTGCCGGACGACCTCGCCCCGGGGACGTTCGTCCGGGTCGCCGGGTCGGACCTGGCCGGTGGCGAACCCATCGCCCGTGCCGGACGACCCCTCACCCCCGCCCTGCTCGGCGCGATCGCCGGGGCCGGGGTCACGACCGTCGACCTGGTCCGGCGTCCCCGGGTGCTCGTCGTGTCCACCGGCAGCGAGCTGCTCGACGACGCCGCCGGGTCCGCCCCGGACCTCGAGGCCGGCGCGGTGATCGGCGACGCGAACGGTGTGGCGCTGTCCGCCGCGCTCGCCGAGGTCGGGGCCGAGACCCGGCGGGTGCGGGTGCCCGACGACCCGGAGCGCTTCACGGGTGCGCTCGACGACGCCGTGGGGGACTGGGCCGACCTCGTCCTCACCACGGGCGGCATCAGCGCCGGTGCATACGAGGTCGTGCGCCAGGCCCTCGAGCCCCGCGGCCTCGCCGTCACCCCGGTCGCGATGCAGCCCGGCGGCCCGCAGGCGCTCGGCACCGTGCCGATCGCCGGTCGTCCGGTGCCCGTCGTGGCCTTCCCGGGCAACCCGGTCTCGGCGCTCGTGTCGTTCGAGGTGTTCCTCCGGCCGGTCCTCGCCCGTGCGGCCGGCCTGCCCGACGTCCGTCCGACCGTCGAGCTGCCCGCAGCCGACCCGGCCACCTCGCCCGCGGGCAAGCACCAGGTGCGCCGCGGGACCGTCGTCGACGGCCGCGTGCACTTCGTCGGCGGTCCGAGTTCGCACCTGCTCTGGCACTACGCCGAAGCCACCCATCTCGTCCACGTCCCCGTCGGCACCAGCGCCGTCGAACCGGGCGACCCCCTGACCGTCTGGAGCATCCGATGA